The following proteins are co-located in the Nitrospiria bacterium genome:
- a CDS encoding ParB N-terminal domain-containing protein, with the protein METMAEKKPKKSKTPGTRKRRKKPAGLSVGLLPTELQTAAPPAEVNQLFQTIEIDGGKVFSVFREPFGGKWLLMAALPIHQVEPTPYQRNLSDTHARKLETVIGKIGRFLDPIIAVRAQKEGKAKYWTPNGHHRLSAMKELGAKSITAIVVPESATAYQILALNTEKAHNLRERALEVIRMYKELAQLGRESEESYALEFEEPSLITLGLAYEERPRFSGGAYHPILKRVEQFLKKPLEEALEVRHQRAKTLLDLDDIVIEKVQALKEKGLTSPYLKSFVVAHCNPLRFRPKDAEPLTFKETLDRMKQGANKFKIDKIKGEDIARSGGAPEIE; encoded by the coding sequence ATGGAAACCATGGCCGAGAAAAAACCCAAAAAATCAAAAACCCCTGGAACCAGAAAAAGGCGTAAAAAACCGGCGGGGCTATCCGTGGGGTTATTGCCTACGGAACTTCAAACCGCGGCCCCTCCTGCGGAGGTAAATCAACTCTTTCAAACCATTGAGATCGATGGGGGAAAGGTGTTCTCTGTTTTCCGGGAACCCTTCGGGGGAAAATGGCTACTTATGGCTGCCCTCCCCATCCACCAGGTAGAACCAACCCCATATCAAAGGAACCTTTCGGATACCCATGCCAGGAAATTGGAAACGGTTATTGGAAAGATCGGCCGCTTTCTGGATCCCATCATTGCGGTCCGAGCACAAAAAGAGGGAAAAGCAAAATACTGGACACCTAACGGCCATCACCGCTTATCCGCCATGAAAGAATTAGGAGCCAAAAGCATTACAGCCATTGTTGTTCCCGAATCCGCAACTGCGTATCAGATTCTGGCCCTAAACACCGAAAAAGCCCACAATTTGCGTGAGAGAGCATTGGAGGTCATACGGATGTATAAGGAGCTTGCTCAATTAGGAAGAGAAAGCGAGGAGTCTTACGCACTGGAATTTGAAGAACCCTCCTTGATCACGCTGGGGTTAGCCTATGAAGAACGTCCCCGTTTCAGTGGAGGGGCCTATCATCCCATACTCAAGCGGGTGGAACAATTTTTAAAGAAACCTCTGGAGGAGGCACTGGAAGTTCGACATCAAAGGGCAAAAACCCTATTGGATTTGGATGATATTGTCATTGAGAAGGTCCAGGCTTTAAAAGAAAAAGGGCTAACCAGTCCTTACCTTAAAAGTTTTGTGGTTGCCCACTGTAATCCCCTTCGGTTTAGACCCAAAGATGCCGAACCGCTCACCTTCAAGGAAACCCTGGACCGAATGAAACAAGGGGCTAACAAATTCAAAATCGATAAAATTAAAGGTGAAGACATTGCCCGATCCGGGGGTGCTCCGGAAATAGAATAA